One genomic region from Mytilus trossulus isolate FHL-02 chromosome 9, PNRI_Mtr1.1.1.hap1, whole genome shotgun sequence encodes:
- the LOC134684106 gene encoding uncharacterized protein LOC134684106 has translation MAEAGTKQKVILCLGGAFNPPHSRHVMAMVLGKQWLESNTNYQVVTGRLAVAPDGYVQTKSRKTGAKCMKAKHRIKLCELACCEQRDWLAPYHRPVGSAAECGEKTRLEMLKETGKSEDLHVAVIIGADRAMNKSGYAKWHKEFKHITVCIGRKGETARILERYEKDKDSGSIKHKQFCLIPDELDNVSSTSVRQVLAKMEGSESDKEQVMDTLINDGWLIKSQMLYILENESDLYF, from the coding sequence ATGGCCGAAGCGGGGACGAAACAGAAAGTTATATTGTGTTTAGGTGGAGCCTTCAATCCTCCGCACAGTAGACATGTTATGGCCATGGTATTGGGGAAACAGTGGCTTGAATCAAATACAAACTACCAAGTTGTGACTGGAAGACTAGCCGTAGCGCCGGATGGATatgtacaaacaaaatcaaGGAAAACAGGAGCTAAATGCATGAAAGCAAAACACAGGATAAAACTTTGCGAGCTAGCTTGCTGCGAACAAAGAGATTGGTTAGCACCATATCACCGGCCAGTTGGTTCCGCTGCGGAATGTGGTGAAAAAACTCGACTTGAAATGTTAAAAGAAACGGGAAAATCAGAAGATCTACATGTGGCTGTGATAATCGGAGCAGATAGAGCAATGAACAAATCTGGATATGCTAAATGGCACAAGGAATTCAAGCATATAACTGTGTGTATAGGAAGGAAGGGAGAAACAGCCAGAATTCTCGAAAGATATGAAAAGGATAAAGATTCGGGCAGTATCAAACATAAACAGTTTTGCCTTATACCAGACGAGCTTGACAATGTTAGTTCCACATCAGTAAGACAAGTTCTTGCTAAGATGGAAGGATCAGAAAGTGATAAGGAACAAGTTATGGATACATTAATAAATGACGGATGGCTTATTAAAAGCCAAATGctttatatattagaaaatgaatcggatctttatttttga